A stretch of the Arachis stenosperma cultivar V10309 chromosome 6, arast.V10309.gnm1.PFL2, whole genome shotgun sequence genome encodes the following:
- the LOC130933316 gene encoding uncharacterized protein LOC130933316, whose product MTTPSPSPSQSGASNVDLFDAYFGRADLDRDGRISGVEAVSFFQGSGLPKPVLAQIWAFANQSQSGFLDRAEFYNALKLVTVAQSKRDLTPEIVKAALYGPASSKIPPPQINFTAPVAVAPHPPAPAPATQSSLPHQNVGPRGPVPILGGNHQNLPSQGSQLVRPPPPQNVSATASNLAPGTATQGIRGVPAVTSSPMPPRGSSPTSTQGVSGSNVALAAGQYPASGTKSSDQAAKDSKLVVTSGNGFASDAFFGGDVFSASTFQPRKDSPTQGSSPLSPATVPVSGGNQQPVRTSSTESLQTPLAAQHVRAQLPQVRPQNQHASVQTHNIVNPPGHPVRLQDSASQSPWPRMTPTDIQKYTKVFVAVDTDRDGKITGEQARNLFLSWKLPREVLKQVWDLSDQDNDSMLSQREFCVALYLMERHREGRALPGVLPSNILPDLSSPGQPAPQHSSVTWGNPSGFQQQQGMSGPGARQVNPTAARPPRSAPVPLPDEAPQKQQKPRVPVLEKHLINQLSSDEQNKINLKFQEASEADKKVEALEKEIAESREKIEFCRAKMQELVLYKSRCDNRLNEVIERISADKREVEILAKKYEDKYKQVGDVSSKLTTEEATFRDIQEKKFELYQAIAKMEQDGNADGSLQAHADRIQSELDELVKSLNERCKKYGLRAKATTLVELPFGWQPGIQEGAADWDEDWDKLEDKEFALVQELTLDVQNIIAPPKQKLPSSVKQKDSEINSPKVTGSPKSDNESEKAQTTDEQEVDNESVHKKSEDRSAKSAPNTPFATSFIGSPQRAFSDSDIGKTAAGEDRSLHDQDSIQETQSDHGGDKPLFSSEKIFDEPNWGTFDTNDDIDSVWGFNASSTTKQGRDVEGVGDDYFFGSGDLGFGTIKTGSEQGGDPFPKSGAFSFDDSVPNSPLFSSGSSPQRPKEWLESGFDSMSRFDSFRAQDSSTLPAQFDSGRSSMDFDHVRGFSAFDDSDAFGSGSGFGSEPFRTSSEKQNPRSSF is encoded by the exons ATGACAACACCATCGCCATCGCCATCGCAATCGGGAGCTTCGAACGTGGATCTCTTCGATGCGTATTTCGGGCGCGCCGATTTGGACCGCGACGGCCGCATCAGTGGCGTCGAAGCCGTCTCGTTCTTCCAAGGCTCCGGTTTACCGAAGCCGGTCCTGGCTCAG ATTTGGGCTTTTGCAAATCAAAGCCAAAGTGGGTTCCTCGATAGGGCAGAGTTTTACAACGCCCTTAAGCTTGTCACTGTGGCACAAAGCAAACGAGATCTTACTCCTGAAATAGTCAAAGCTGCATTATATGGTCCAGCTTCATCTAAAATACCTCCACCTCAAATCAACTTTACTGCCCCTGTTGCAGTTGCACCCCACCCACCTGCACCTGCACCTGCAACACAGAGTTCTCTACCGCATCAAAATGTTGGACCAAGGGGGCCAGTTCCAATTTTAGGTGGAAACCACCAAAATCTTCCTTCCCAGGGAAGTCAGTTAGTGAGGCCGCCTCCGCCGCAAAATGTCTCTGCTACTGCTTCTAATCTGGCACCTGGTACTGCCACTCAAGGTATCCGTGGAGTTCCGGCAGTAACATCCTCTCCAATGCCACCTAGAGGAAGTAGTCCAACATCTACTCAGGGGGTTTCTGGATCAAATGTTGCACTGGCAGCTGGACAATACCCTGCGTCTGGCACTAAGTCATCTGATCAAGCCGCTAAGGATTCTAAATTGGTGGTTACTTCGGGGAACGGTTTTGCTTCTGATGCGTTTTTTGGAGGGGATGTGTTCTCTGCAAGCACATTTCAGCCCAGGAAAGATTCTCCTACACAAGGAAGTTCACCACTTTCACCAGCTACTGTTCCTGTTTCTGGAGGGAACCAACAGCCGGTTAGGACTAGCTCCACTGAGTCTTTGCAGACCCCACTCGCAGCTCAGCATGTTCGTGCACAGCTTCCGCAGGTCCGGCCACAGAATCAGCATGCCTCGGTCCAAACACATAATATAGTGAATCCACCTGGACATCCAGTGAGGTTGCAGGATTCTGCTTCCCAGTCTCCTTGGCCAAGGATGACTCCCACTGATATTCAGAAATATACGAAAGTATTTGTGGCAGTAGACACTGATAGAGATGGGAAAATCACCGGGGAGCAAGCCCGAAACTTGTTCCTTAGCTGGAAATTACCGCGGG AGGTTTTAAAGCAGGTTTGGGATTTATCCGATCAAGATAATGATAGCATGCTTTCCCAAAGGGAGTTTTGTGTTGCACTGTACCTAATGGAGCGGCATAGGGAAGGACGTGCTCTTCCAGGAGTACTGCCAAGCAACATTCTCCCTGATTTATCATCTCCTGGTCAACCTGCCCCTCAGCACAGTTCTGTAACTTGGGGAAATCCATCAG GTTTTCAACAACAGCAAGGGATGAGTGGCCCCGGTGCTCGACAAGTGAACCCAACTGCAGCCCGGCCACCAAGGTCGGCTCCTGTTCCGCTGCCCGATGAAGCACCTCAGAAACAGCAGAAACCCCGAGTTCCAGTGCTGGAGAAGCACCTCATTAATCAGCTCAGTTCAGATGagcaaaataaaattaatttaaagttTCAAGAAGCATCAGAAGCTGATAAGAAG GTGGAAGCTCTAGAGAAAGAAATTGCAGAGTCCAGAGAGAAAATAGAATTCTGCCGTGCAAAAATGCAGGAACTT GTTCTGTACAAGAGTAGATGTGACAATCGTCTTAATGAGGTCATAGAAAGAATATCAGCTGACAAGCGTGAG GTTGAGATTCTAGCAAAAAAGTATGAAGATAAGTATAAGCAAGTTGGAGATGTATCATCCAAGTTAACTACTGAGGAAGCCACATTTCGTGATATACAG gagaaaaaatttgaattgtaTCAAGCAATTGCCAAGATGGAACAAGATGGAAATGCTGATGGTTCATTACAG GCCCATGCTGATCGTATCCAATCAGAGCTTGATGAACTGGTAAAATCTCTAAATGAGCGGTGTAAGAAGTATGGATTACGTGCAAAGGCAACAACACTAGTGGAACTACCCTTTG GTTGGCAACCTGGTATCCAGGAAGGAGCTGCTGACTGGGATGAAGATTGGGATAAGCTTGAAGATAAAg AATTCGCTCTTGTCCAGGAACTCACACTTGATGTGCAGAACATCATTGCACCTCCAAAACAAAAGTTGCCATCGTCTGTGAAACAGAAAGATTCAGAAATTAACAGTCCCAAAGTTACAGGTTCACCTAAGAGTGATAATGAGTCAGAAAAAGCCCAGACCACAGATGAACAAGAAGTTGACAATGAATCCGTTCATAAGAAAAGTGAAGATAGGTCTGCAAAATCCGCTCCTAATACACCGTTTGCTACGAGCTTTATTGGAAGCCCCCAGAGGGCCTTTTCTGACTCTGACATTGGAAAGACTGCTGCTGGTGAAGATCGCTCGCTCCATGACCAAGATAGCATACAAGAAACCCAAAG TGATCATGGTGGAGACAAGCCTCTCTTTTCCAGCGAGAAAATATTTGACGAACCAAATTGGGGAACCTTCGACACTAATGATGATATTGACTCAGTTTGGGGGTTCAATGCCAGTAGCACCACGAAGCAG GGGAGAGATGTTGAGGGAGTCGGAGACGACTATTTCTTTGGTTCTGGCGATCTCGGCTTTGGCACAATTAAAACAGGTTCAGAACAGGGTGGTGATCCTTTCCCAAAGAGTGGCGCATTCAGTTTTGACGATTCTGTTCCAAACTCACCACTTTTCAGCTCCGGCAGCTCTCCACAAAGGCCCAAAGAGTGGTTGGAAAGTGGTTTTGACAGCATGTCGAGATTCGATTCTTTCCGAGCACAGGATAGCAGCACTTTACCTGCGCAATTTGATTCAGGCCGCAGCAGTATGGATTTTGATCATGTTCGAGGCTTTTCAGCATTTGATGACTCGGATGCCTTTGGTTCTGGCTCTGGCTTTGGCTCTGAGCCATTTAGGACTTCATCTGAAAAGCAAAATCCCAGAAGTTCTTTTTAG